The following are from one region of the Fusarium verticillioides 7600 chromosome 1, whole genome shotgun sequence genome:
- a CDS encoding alpha-galactosidase, whose product MADMADKPVFISWKTTPLTINFTKNEFGAICIYEILPLSHCHQKSASHLFTSSELPLVSVRLSSEGNTNDKTAKSLVGGYLSSRLRYKSHQQSHDGDVHRLDIHSEDERAGIAVTAHLSVYGGVSVLRSAVTVVNESKSSDVIVTQVSSLTIGGLTTRSNEWNKDYVLRTATNSWFREAQWRKHSLPYLGIDKNGICELHDGHSGSQATFGLQNRGSFSTGSHLPMGILESESNSDTWAWQIEHNGSWRWEIGDYKDSIYIATGGPTKADHDWRHTLSPGDSFTSPPVALTHVSGCFQDAVRALNDYRRRIIRPHDDNKRLPIIFNDYMNCLMGDPDEDKIEALLDPVAQSGAEYFVMDAGWYADDSNWWDDVGLWEPSKKRFPSGFKILMDKIKSKGLIPGLWLEPEVVGVRSVVGERLPEDAFFRENGQRVVERGRFQLDFRHPEVRAWMTKVVDRLVVDYGVGYFKFDYNIEVIHGTDAPGSSSAGANQLLHQRCYLDWVRSLLDKHSNLVIENCSSGAQRMDYAMLSVHSLQSTSDQQDPILYAAIAAALPTCVLPEQSASWAYPQPEWSDELNAFTVVNSLLGRVYLSGRLDRLSPSQMELIVEGMDAYKTIRPHLVMAHAIWPLGLPSWHDDWISLGLETSNGLYLAVWRRGGSSSKEISLPRLAGCGKVQVNVVYPKRLPTQAIWKEGDNILELKFPETRCARVLHISS is encoded by the coding sequence ATGGCAGATATGGCAGATAAAccagtcttcatctcctggaAAACCACCCCGTTGACCATTAACTTTACGAAGAACGAGTTTGGGGCAATTTGCATTTATGAGATTCTCCCCTTGAGTCACTGCCATCAGAAGTCGGCTTCACACCTCTTTACCTCGTCCGAGTTACCACTCGTCAGTGTCAGGCTCAGCAGCGAAGGCAATACCAATGACAAGACGGCAAAATCACTTGTTGGCGGATATCTATCTTCCAGACTGAGATACAAAAGTCACCAACAGAGCCACGATGGAGATGTTCACAGACTGGACATCCATAGTGAGGATGAAAGGGCGGGAATCGCAGTGACTGCTCATTTGAGCGTATACGGAGGTGTGTCTGTTCTTCGCTCAGCCGTCACAGTGGTGAATGAATCCAAGTCGTCGGACGTTATCGTGACGCAGGTTTCATCTTTGACCATCGGCGGCCTCACAACAAGATCCAATGAATGGAACAAAGACTATGTCCTTAGAACGGCAACCAATAGCTGGTTcagagaagctcaatggcgCAAGCACTCACTACCCTACCTTGGCATAGACAAGAACGGGATCTGTGAGCTACATGATGGTCACTCAGGGTCGCAGGCAACCTTTGGTCTCCAGAACAGGGGATCCTTCTCCACTGGCTCACACCTACCAATGGGAATATTGGAGTCTGAGTCAAACTCGGATACCTGGGCCTGGCAGATCGAGCACAATGGATCCTGGAGATGGGAAATCGGCGACTACAAGGACAGCATCTACATCGCGACTGGAGGTCCAACCAAAGCAGACCACGATTGGAGGCATACTTTATCTCCCGGTGACAGCTTCACTTCGCCCCCGGTCGCGCTGACTCATGTTTCTGGTTGTTTCCAAGACGCTGTTCGTGCACTTAACGACTATAGAAGACGAATCATACGGCCGCATGATGACAATAAAAGGCTTCCGATAATTTTCAACGACTACATGAACTGTCTGATGGGCGACCCAGACGAAGATAAGATCGAAGCTTTACTTGATCCTGTGGCCCAGTCAGGGGCCGAGTACTTTGTCATGGATGCCGGCTGGTACGCTGATGATAGCAACTGGTGGGATGACGTTGGTCTGTGGGAACCTTCCAAGAAGCGCTTTCCCTCTGGCTTCAAAATATTGATGGACAAAATCAAGAGTAAAGGGCTTATCCCAGGTCTGTGGCTGGAGCCTGAAGTCGTGGGTGTCCGGAGTGTTGTTGGTGAAAGACTGCCAGAGGATGCATTCTTTCGTGAGAATGGGCAACGGGTTGTCGAGAGAGGGAGATTTCAACTCGACTTTCGCCATCCCGAGGTACGAGCCTGGATGACCAAGGTCGTTGATAGACTCGTGGTCGATTACGGCGTTGGATATTTCAAGTTTGACTACAACATCGAAGTCATCCACGGAACCGATGCTCCAGGGTCGTCATCCGCTGGTGCAAACCAACTTCTCCACCAGAGATGTTATCTCGACTGGGTCCGGTCACTCCTCGATAAGCATTCGAACCTTGTGATCGAAAATTGCTCCAGCGGCGCACAAAGGATGGATTACGCCATGCTGTCAGTTCATTCTCTCCAATCCACCAGCGACCAGCAAGACCCTATCCTGTACGCGGCTATCGCTGCAGCTCTGCCAACATGTGTACTGCCTGAGCAAAGTGCGAGCTGGGCATATCCTCAGCCAGAATGGAGCGATGAACTCAATGCCTTTACGGTAGTGAATAGTCTGTTAGGAAGAGTCTATCTCAGCGGTAGACTCGATCGCTTGAGTCCTTCGCAGATGGAGCTCATCGTCGAGGGGATGGATGCGTACAAGACGATTCGTCCGCATCTTGTGATGGCGCATGCTATCTGGCCTTTGGGACTACCTAGTTGGCATGACGACTGGATCTCACTGGGCTTGGAGACTAGCAATGGTCTTTACCTGGCAGTGTGGCGTCGAGGCGGGAGCAGCTCGAAGGAGATATCGCTACCAAGACTGGCTGGATGCGGCAAGGTTCAGGTAAACGTCGTGTATCCCAAGCGACTGCCTACTCAAGCCATCTGGAAGGAAGGAGATAATATTCTGGAGCTCAAATTTCCCGAGACAAGGTGTGCTCGGGTTCTTCATATTAGTAGCTAG
- a CDS encoding shikimate-5-dehydrogenase — protein MTLSSGVVPQRDGQRQFYIFGHNISHSLSPTLHNAGFKALDLPHHYQIHESENVDGSVESIIQQPDFGGASVTFPHKLQIGKLLGSVSPRGESIGAINTVVVIEVNGKRVLHGDNTDWIGIKRCVERAGTRHFASSSALVLGAGGAARAACYAVQTLGFGELIVVNRTLSKAEELASRFPDLKTRSFATLEEAATAKDAQIRLLVACVPADDLGADKIPSGLFSGTGDGVLVEMAYRPQVTGMMTVAERYPGWRVYRGVDVLEEQAYAQFELWTGRQAPVEAMRSAMQAKLREKI, from the coding sequence ATGACCCTTTCCTCTGGTGTAGTGCCGCAAAGGGATGGTCAGAGGCAATTCTACATCTTTGGCCATAACATCTCACACTCACTATCTCCAACACTTCACAACGCCGGGTTCAAGGCTCTTGACCTGCCACATCACTATCAAATCCACGAGAGCGAAAATGTCGATGGGTCAGTTGAGAGCATAATCCAGCAACCTGACTTTGGCGGTGCATCCGTCACCTTTCCACACAAGCTACAGATCGGCAAGTTGTTGGGATCAGTCTCTCCAAGAGGAGAGAGTATTGGAGCTATCAATACCGTTGTTGTCATAGAAGTCAATGGAAAAAGAGTGCTTCACGGGGACAACACTGACTGGATTGGTATCAAGAGATGTGTTGAAAGGGCCGGAACTCGACactttgcttcttcgtcaGCCCTGGTACTGGGTGCTGGAGGTGCCGCGAGAGCTGCATGCTACGCTGTCCAGACCCTAGGCTTTGGGGAGCTCATTGTTGTGAACAGGACGCTGAGCAAGGCTGAGGAATTAGCGTCTAGGTTTCCTGACCTCAAGACCCGGTCATTCGCAACATTGGAGGAGGCTGCAACAGCAAAGGATGCTCAGATCAGGCTTTTAGTTGCATGTGTGCCAGCTGATGACCTGGGAGCCGACAAGATCCCGAGCGGCCTGTTCTCGGGAACTGGAGATGGAGTGTTGGTAGAGATGGCTTATAGACCGCAAGTCACTGGGATGATGACAGTCGCCGAGCGATATCCTGGTTGGAGGGTTTATAGGGGAGTCGATGTGCTTGAGGAGCAGGCATACGCCCAGTTCGAGCTGTGGACTGGAAGGCAGGCTCCGGTTGAGGCTATGAGAAGTGCTATGCAGGCGAAGTTGAGGGAGAAGATATGA
- a CDS encoding methylisocitrate lyase, with amino-acid sequence MSKSIVNSTPYPFQFNPPTLQKLGKPGQTADVTGTLKNVRGKIPSVHASALRTMMLEAHNDPTKILAHACSYDGLSSRLCEEAGFPMIFLAGYAVASAYGLPDTGYIAMAEVCDKIQETVRQVSVPVMADGDTGYGSPLNVKRTVESYAHAGAAGIMIEDQTWPKRCGHTKGKSVVSRGEAYARIQAACDARDQGKDIFILARTDALIHGWEEAMSRAKEFKRIGVDAVFVEALPDRESMRRCVEEIGIPTFANIIEGGKTENLSAKDLAELGFCAVAYPWTLVAAKLKSIRETLEELKKSMTVGKPPMILSYNEVCEGVGFNKYWDLEERYKFKDDGLMTESTNGRS; translated from the exons ATGTCCAAgtccatcgtcaacagcaCCCCCTACCCCTTCCAGTTCAACCCTCCAACCTTGCAAAAGCTTGGCAAGCCCGGCCAGACCGCAGACGTAACTGGCACTCTGAAGAATGTCCGCGGCAAAATCCCATCCGTCCATGCATCAGCTCTTCGCACGATGATGCTCGAGGCCCATAATGACCCTACCAAGATCCTCGCCCACGCCTGCAGCTATGATGGTCTTTCATCACGACTCTGCGAGGAAGCTGGATTTCCCATGATCTTCCTCGCTGGTTATGCTGTAGCTAGTGCTTACGGTTTGCCTGACACTGGTTATATCGCTATGGCTGAGGTGTGCGATAAGATTCAGGAAACGGTGCGGCAGGTCTCTGTGCCTGTTATGGCCGATGGAGATACGGGGTATGGTAGCCCGCTGAACGTCAAAAGAACTGTGGAGAGTTATGCCCACGCTGGTGCAGCTGGAATCATGATTGAGGACCAAACCTGGCCAAAGC GATGCGGCCATACCAAGGGCAAGTCTGTCGTCTCTCGTGGTGAGGCATATGCCCGTATCCAGGCTGCTTGCGACGCTCGAGATCAAGGCAAAGATATTTTCATCCTAGCGAGGACTGACGCTTTGATCCACGGCTGGGAAGAGGCCATGAGCCGTGCCAAAGAGTTCAAGAGAATCGGTGTCGATGCTGTTTTTGTCGAGGCCCTTCCCGATCGTGAGTCTATGCGACGATGTGTAGAAGAGATTGGCATCCCCACATTTGCAAACA TCATTGAAGGAGGAAAGACGGAGAATCTATCTGCGAAGGACCTTGCGGAACTAGGATTCTGTGCTGTGGCATATCCCTGGACGCTTGTGGCTGCGAAGCTCAAGAGTATCCGTGAGACCTTGGAAGAATTGAAGAAGAGTATGACCGTTGGAAAGCCGCCTATGATTCTTTCATACAACGAAGTTTGTGAGGGCGTTGGATTCAATAAGTACTGGGATTTGGAGGAGAGGTacaagttcaaggatgatggacTTATGACTGAGTCCACAAACGGCCGTTCTTAG
- a CDS encoding diaminopimelate epimerase, with protein sequence MSTIKFEKMHANGDDFAIIDLRDQDIIIDQDIARRLGDRNRGIGFNQLVVLSACKDAAAYLDFWNADGSTLNACGSATRGVAWKLMRETGSSTTTLRTIRGLLQCHKVSDNFIAVSMGSPLIDWREIPTAQEVDTLKLPLSGDPAACNMGNPHCTFFVNDLAAVDVMVRGSAIEKHPLFPKKTNVHFVQVLTPSHIRLRIWERGGGIPLGSGSCSCGAVVNGVRRSLLEGRVKVECDGGFAIVSWDGIGDVFLEGPVELGFRGIWTD encoded by the coding sequence ATGTCTACTATCAAATTCGAGAAAATGCATGCCAATGGCGACGACTTTGCCATTATTGATCTCCGCGACCAGGACATCATAATCGATCAGGATATTGCGAGACGGCTTGGAGATCGAAATCGCGGGATCGGATTCAACCAACTCGTGGTTCTGTCAGCTTGCAAAGATGCAGCAGCTTATCTGGATTTTTGGAATGCAGACGGTTCAACATTGAACGCATGTGGGAGTGCTACCCGTGGTGTGGCCTGGAAGCTGATGCGTGAAACTGGCTCATCCACTACGACTCTAAGGACGATCCGGGGGCTCCTACAATGCCACAAGGTTTCAGATAACTTCATTGCCGTCAGTATGGGCTCTCCACTTATAGACTGGCGCGAGATTCCAACCGCCCAAGAGGTCGATACACTCAAGCTGCCTCTATCTGGAGATCCCGCTGCGTGCAATATGGGAAATCCACATTGCACGTTCTTCGTGAACGATCTGGCGGCCGTGGACGTCATGGTACGTGGCTCAGCTATCGAAAAGCACCCTTTGTTCCCAAAAAAGACAAACGTTCACTTTGTTCAAGTGCTGACCCCCTCGCACATTCGACTGAGGATATGGGAACGAGGCGGTGGCATTCCTCTGGGCTCAGGGTCTTGTTCGTGTGGGGCAGTCGTCAACGGCGTTCGCCGCAGCTTGTTGGAGGGCAGAGTGAAAGTGGAGTGTGATGGAGGATTTGCTATAGTGAGCTGGGATGGCATAGGAGATGTATTCTTAGAAGGGCCAGTAGAACTTGGCTTTCGTGGCATCTGGACCGACTGA
- a CDS encoding shikimate dehydrogenase produces MASEEQEQRTLHLVGIGVGHSIAPPMHNHIARSLGLPWTFYATECATLDDLMDLARKDTTAGLVVTMPYKNAIIPRLDALDDLAATIGACNNVYRDWEDPKKLRGTNTDWRGIKGCLLEKGDQAGVPVLNKPALIVGAGGASRAAVYALSSYFQSSIIYVLNRDEQEVIDLMRDSQKLSPVPTIIHIKEGEAKKLETPYYVVGTVPDFEPQTPDELAVRANLEEFLSRPEKGVLLDMCFKPRRTRMIKLAEQKGWPTVEGTHVIGYQIEEQWRLWAGEERVKKLDREGAWKVLIDSAEKSPGINF; encoded by the coding sequence atggcttcagaagaacaagaacaacgcACCTTGCACCTTGTTGGCATTGGCGTCGGTCACTCGATCGCTCCGCCAATGCACAACCATATTGCTCGATCCCTCGGCCTCCCGTGGACATTCTATGCTACAGAATGCGCTACCCTCGATGACTTGATGGATCTTGCACGCAAAGATACCACAGCCGGTCTGGTCGTGACAATGCCCTACAAGAACGCCATCATTCCTCGTCTCGATGCATTAGATGATCTTGCTGCCACAATCGGTGCTTGCAATAACGTCTACCGAGACTGGGAAGATCCCAAGAAGCTACGTGGAACAAACACTGATTGGCGTGGCATTAAAGGCTGTTTGCTTGAGAAGGGAGACCAAGCTGGCGTGCCTGTTCTGAACAAACCAGCTTTGATCGTTGGTGCTGGAGGAGCTAGTCGAGCAGCTGTTTATGCACTCAGCTCATACTTCCAATCTTCAATCATCTACGTGCTGAACCGTGATGAGCAAGAAGTCATAGATCTCATGCGTGATTCACAAAAGCTTTCTCCTGTACCGACCATCATCCACATCAAAGAgggagaagccaagaaactCGAGACACCATACTACGTCGTCGGTACGGTACCTGACTTTGAACCTCAAACACCAGATGAGCTTGCTGTTAGAGCTAATCTGGAGGAGTTCTTGTCTCGTCCTGAGAAGGGAGTGTTGCTTGATATGTGCTTCAAGCCTAGACGGACGAGAATGATCAAGTTGGCGGAGCAAAAGGGCTGGCCTACGGTTGAGGGAACGCATGTTATTGGATATCAGATTGAAGAGCAGTGGAGGCTTTGGGCTGGTGAggagagggtgaagaagcttgatagGGAGGGGGCGTGGAAGGTTCTTATTGACTCGGCTGAGAAGAGCCCAGGCATTAACTTTTAG